Proteins encoded by one window of Podarcis muralis chromosome 11, rPodMur119.hap1.1, whole genome shotgun sequence:
- the ANAPC2 gene encoding anaphase-promoting complex subunit 2, translated as MELSAAWSALSTGLVPPEALGMEAPPCYDSPPDLRPAWAALRHHGLQGALEDWFLEVLQTDLQSRLGPEFWRRAAPGELQPAHSLLEAFRWLEERLAPYLRGAALLEEWVPEAVPGTGTTGRLRGNLDALLRAVVFLAPPGAFQEALGELYGRSFRVYMAGNVAPAGSGEEEGTVARFEELNGVLHRLRLLERISTPAVTDILHRMIAERLEGTCRGEFERSFLPDFQEWLERVIGWVGWVFRREGGAEAAPLRRWRCHVQRFFYRLYTAMRIEELFGIIRDFPDSKPAIEDLKFCLERTNQRQHLLTSLKSALEMRLLHPGVNTSDIITLYICAIKALRQLDPSMVILQVAGEPIRKYLRTREDTVRQIVAGLTGEGSGDLAHELSRADPVALDNGQESDEEAGAQPEDWVPDPVDAHPAGKPAAKRRSADIITLLVSIYGSKDLFINEYRTLLADRLLHQLNYSAEREIRNVELLKLRFGETQMLYCEVMLKDMADSRRINAHIRDEEQKLPEGQRPPFRLAAAIISSEFWPPLKEEKLELPAEIKAAMEDYARKYEKLKAMRTLSWKHHLGAVCLEVELADRTLSLSVTPAQAAIILHFQDKGTWTLEELSAALHCPPALLRRKLALWLQQGVLREEAPGTFAVVEEAPKEAPEKVVLVESDEEGDSAMASQADQKEGELQVFWTYIQAMLTNLESLPLERIHSMLKIFVMTGPMVSEIDLRELQIFLQKKVQDEQLVYCGGVYRLPKAGN; from the coding sequence ATGGAACTGTCGGCGGCCTGGAGCGCGCTGAGCACCGGCTTGGTGCCGCCCGAAGCCCTGGGGATGGAGGCGCCGCCGTGCTACGACTCCCCCCCCGACCTGCGCCCGGCCTGGGCCGCCCTCCGCCACCACGGCCTGCAGGGCGCCCTGGAAGACTGGTTCCTCGAGGTCCTCCAGACGGACCTCCAGTCCCGCCTGGGCCCCGAGTTTTGGAGGCGCGCGGCGCCCGGTGAACTGCAGCCTGCCCATTCCCTGCTGGAGGCCTTCCGCTGGCTGGAGGAGCGCCTGGCGCCCTACCTGCGTGGCGCCGCCCTGCTGGAGGAGTGGGTGCCCGAGGCGGTGCCTGGCACCGGCACCACTGGGCGCCTGCGCGGGAACCTCGATGCCCTGCTGCGCGCCGTGGTTTTCCTGGCGCCGCCGGGGGCGTTTCAGGAGGCGCTGGGCGAACTCTACGGGCGCAGCTTCCGGGTCTACATGGCGGGAAACGTAGCGCCTGCGGGCAGCGGCGAGGAGGAGGGAACCGTAGCACGCTTTGAGGAGCTGAATGGCGTCCTGCACCGCCTCCGCCTCCTCGAGCGAATCAGCACGCCCGCTGTGACCGACATCCTACACCGCATGATCGCCGAGCGCCTGGAGGGCACCTGCCGGGGCGAGTTTGAGCGCTCCTTCCTCCCCGACTTCCAGGAATGGCTCGAGCGCGTGATTGGCTGGGTCGGCTGGGTCTTCCGGCGGGAGGGCGGGGCCGAGGCCGCCCCCCTGCGGCGCTGGCGCTGCCACGTCCAGAGGTTCTTCTACCGCCTCTACACCGCCATGAGGATCGAGGAGCTCTTTGGCATCATTCGAGATTTCCCCGACTCCAAGCCAGCCATAGAGGACCTCAAGTTCTGCCTAGAGAGGACCAACCAGCGCCAGCACCTCCTGACCTCCCTGAAAAGCGCCCTGGAGATGCGACTCCTCCATCCTGGGGTCAACACCTCGGACATCATCACCCTCTACATCTGCGCCATCAAGGCCCTGCGCCAGCTGGACCCCTCGATGGTCATCCTGCAGGTGGCTGGGGAGCCCATCCGCAAGTACCTGAGGACCCGCGAGGACACCGTGCGGCAGATCGTGGCCGGCCTGACGGGCGAAGGTTCGGGCGACCTGGCGCACGAGCTCTCCCGAGCGGATCCCGTCGCCCTGGACAACGGGCAGGAGAGCGACGAGGAGGCTGGCGCCCAGCCAGAGGACTGGGTGCCTGACCCGGTCGACGCCCACCCAGCCGGAAAGCCCGCCGCCAAGCGCCGCTCGGCGGACATCATCACCCTGCTGGTCAGCATCTACGGCAGCAAGGACCTCTTCATCAACGAATACCGCACCCTGCTGGCCGACCGCCTGCTCCACCAGCTGAACTACAGCGCCGAGAGGGAAATCCGCAACGTCGAGCTGCTCAAGCTGCGCTTTGGGGAAACCCAGATGCTCTACTGCGAGGTGATGCTGAAGGACATGGCCGACTCGCGCCGGATCAACGCCCACATCCGGGATGAGGAGCAGAAGCTTCCGGAAGGCCAGAGGCCCCCCTTCCGGCTGGCGGCCGCCATCATTTCCAGCGAGTTTTGGCCGCCCCTcaaggaggagaagctggagcTGCCGGCTGAGATCAAGGCCGCCATGGAGGACTATGCCCGGAAGTACGAGAAGCTCAAGGCCATGCGGACTCTGAGCTGGAAGCACCACTTGGGGGCGGTCTGCCTGGAGGTGGAGCTCGCCGATAGGACGCTCTCCCTGTCCGTCACGCCAGCCCAGGCGGCCATCATTCTCCACTTCCAGGACAAGGGCACCTGGACCCTGGAGGAGCTGAGCGCGGCCCTCCACTGCCCCCCGGCCCTCCTGCGCCGCAAGCTGGCCCTCTGGCTCCAGCAGGGGGTGCTGCGCGAAGAGGCGCCTGGCACCTTCGCGGTGGTGGAGGAGGCGCCCAAGGAGGCGCCCGAGAAGGTGGTGCTGGTGGAGAGCGACGAGGAGGGCGACTCCGCCATGGCCTCCCAGGCTGACCAGAAGGAGGGGGAGCTCCAGGTTTTCTGGACCTACATCCAGGCCATGCTGACCAACCTGGAGAGCCTGCCCCTCGAGCGGATCCACAGCATGCTGAAGATCTTCGTCATGACGGGTCCCATGGTCAGTGAGATCGACTTGCGGGAGCTCCAGATCTTCCTCCagaagaaggtccaggacgagcagcTGGTCTATTGCGGCGGCGTCTACCGCCTGCCCAAGGCCGGGAACTGA
- the GTF2H2 gene encoding general transcription factor IIH subunit 2, whose product MDDEPERTKRWEGGYERTWEVLKEDESGSLKASIEDILFKAKRKRIFEHHGQVRLGMMRHLYVVVDGSRTMEDQDLKPTRLTCTLKLLEYFVEEYFDQNPISQVGIIVTKGKRAEKLTELSGNPRKHTAALKKAVDMSCLGEPSLYNALNLAAQTLKHMPGHTSREVLVIFSSLTTCDPSNIYDLIKSLKAVKIRVSIIGLSAEVRVCTVLARETGGTYHVILDESHYRELLMHHVSPPPASSSSESSLIRMGFPQHTIASLTDQDAKPSFSMAQLENSNDPGLTLGGYFCPQCRAKYCELPVECKVCGLTLVSAPHLARSYHHLFPLDAFQEVPLEQYVGERYCQGCQGEITDQHVYICKVCQSAFCVECDLFAHDTLHCCPGCIHKHPAPPCV is encoded by the exons atggatgaTGAACCAGAGAGAACCAAACGGTGGGAAGGGGGTTATGAAAGAACTTG GGAAGTTCTTAAAGAAGATGAATCTGGATCATTGAAAGCCAGCATAGAGGATATTCTTTTTAAGGCCAAAAGAAAAAG aATCTTTGAGCATCATGGACAAGTTCGACTTGGGATG ATGCGTCACCTGTATGTAGTGGTTGATGGATCAAGAACAATGGAAGACCAAGATTTAAAACCTACCAGGCTAACGTGTACCCTAAAG TTACTGGAATATTTTGTTGAAGAATATTTTGACCAAAATCCGATTAGTCAG GTTGGCATTATTGTGACTAAGGGCAAAAGAGCTGAAAAACTTACTGAGCTTTCAG GGAATCCAAGAAAACACACAGCTGCTTTGAAAAAAGCTGTAGATATGTCTTGTCTCGGAGAGCCATCTTTATATAATGCCTTAAATTTGGCCGCACAAACATTAAA GCATATGCCAGGGCATACAAGCAGAGAAGTCTTAGTAATATTCAGCAGTCTGACAACATGTGATCCTTCCAATATTTATGATCTAATTAAG AGTTTAAAGGCAGTTAAGATCAGAGTGTCTATTATTGGCCTTTCTGCTGAAGTTCGAGTTTGTACTGTGCTTGCCCGGGAAACTGGTG GAACCTATCATGTCATTTTAGATGAAAGCCATTATAGGGAACTTCTGATGCACCATGTCAGTCCACCACCAGCTAGTTCAAGTTCTGAAAGTTCGCTTATTCGAATGG GCTTTCCTCAGCACACCATTGCATCTTTGACTGATCAGGACGCAAAGCCATCTTTTAGCATGGC GCAGCTAGAAAACAGCAATGATCCAGGTCTTACCCTGGGAGGATATTTCTGCCCCCAATGTAGAGCCAAATACTGTGAGCTTCCTGTGGAGTGCAAAGTTTGTG GTCTTACACTAGTATCTGCACCCCATCTGGCTCGATCTTACCATCACCTATTTCCTTTGGATGCCTTTCAGGAAGTCCCACTGGAACAGTATGTAGGAGAACG ctaTTGCCAAGGATGCCAAGGAGAAATTACAGATCAGCAT gtcTATATATGTAAAGTCTGCCAGAGTGCGTTTTGTGTAGAATGTGACCTTTTTGCTCATGATACTCTGCACTGCTGTCCGGGTTGCATTCACAAGCATCCTGCCCCTCCCTGTGTGTGA
- the LOC114606432 gene encoding survival of motor neuron protein translates to MASCGGDEAVLFRRGAGQSDDSDIWDDTALIKAYDKAVASFKNALKNGDCSEPLDKTEQNAGTKRKNNKKNKSRKKSNAGSQKQWRVNDACSAVWSEDGNVYQATITSINWKKGTCVVVYTGYGNKEEQNLSDLLPPTDAEGTNEKSAAENENETQYSTDESDISFRSPGNKYNRTKSAQWNSHFPPPPPVPGLGRTGMKFSGPPPFLSGWPPPFPSGPPLIPPPPPFSPDSPDDDEALGSMLIAWYMSGYHTGYYLGLKQSRMEAALGRHAHSK, encoded by the exons ATGGCTTCTTGCGGCGGCGACGAGGCGGTGCTGTTCAGACGCGGGGCCGGGCAG AGTGATGATTCTGATATATGGGATGATACAGCGCTCATAAAAGCATATGATAAAGCCGTTGCGTCCTTCAAG AATGCTTTGAAGAATGGTGACTGTTCAGAGCCTTtggataaaacagaacaaaacgctgggacaaaaagaaaaaataataaaaagaacaagAGTAGGAAGAAAAGTAATGCTGGATCACAGAAACAG TGGAGAGTTAATGATGCGTGCAGTGCAGTTTGGTCTGAAGATGGCAATGTGTACCAAGCAACTATTACCTCAATTAACTGGAAGAAAGGGACGTGTGTAGTTGTCTATACTGGATATGGAAATAAGGAAGAGCAAAATCTATCAGATCTGCTACCACCAACGGATGCTGAGGGAACAAATGAGAAAAGTGCTGCTGAG aatGAAAACGAGACTCAGTATTCAACAGATGAAAGTGACATTTCATTCCGGTCACCTGGAAACAAATACAACCGTACCAAATCAGCACAGTGGAATTCTCactttcctccaccaccaccagtacCGGGCCTTGGAAGG actggaatgaAATTCAGTGGACCTCCACCCTTTTTATCAGGCTGGCCTCCACCATTTCCATCAGGACCACCG TTGATACCACCTCCACCACCTTTCAGTCCAGATTCTCCTGACGACGACGAAGCATTGGGAAGTATGTTAATAGCCTGGTATATGAGTGGCTATCACACTGGTTACTATCTG GGTTTAAAGCAGAGCCGCATGGAAGCTGCCTTGGGGAGACATGCCCACTCTAAGTAG
- the SERF1B gene encoding small EDRK-rich factor 1, which produces MARGNQRELARQKNMKKNQELNKGKRKEDTLSASQRKQRDSEIMQQKQKAANEKKTLQTGTK; this is translated from the exons GTGGGAACCAGCGTGAACTCGCCCGCCAAAAGAACATGAAGAAAAACCAAGAACtgaataaaggaaaaagaaaagaggatacCTTGTCGGCTTCTCAAAGGAAACAGAG agaCTCCGAAATTATGCAGCAAAAGCAGAAAGCAGCTAATGAGAAGAAAACTCTTCAGACAGGAACAAAATAA